Proteins encoded together in one Dioscorea cayenensis subsp. rotundata cultivar TDr96_F1 unplaced genomic scaffold, TDr96_F1_v2_PseudoChromosome.rev07_lg8_w22 25.fasta BLBR01000078.1, whole genome shotgun sequence window:
- the LOC120253439 gene encoding uncharacterized protein LOC120253439, with protein sequence MASETNAVFIVMNQDFMKVERFDGTNFTRWKDKMLFLLSVLNIAYVIDPMTLPLVEPKEDVSIEEKAIFEIKKKRRTDDEFACRGHILNTLSDQLYDLYMLIQSPVKFWKAVEEKYNTERQGTYKFLMLKFFEFKMVDSVPILDQVHELQMLVNRLCDLKIVIPELLQVRAIISKLPLGWNDYRKKVIAYSRRVHG encoded by the coding sequence ATGGCATCCGAAACAAATGCCGTCTTTATAGTCATGAATCAAGACTTCATGAAAGTTGAGAGGTTTGATGGAACTAATTTCACAAGATGGAAGGATAAGATGTTGTTCTTGCTTTCAGTGTTGAACATTGCCTATGTTATTGATCCTATGACGCTACCCCTTGTTGAACCAAAGGAGGATGTAAGTATAGAAGAAAAAGCAATTTTTGAGAttaagaagaaaagaaggacAGATGATGAATTTGCATGTCGTGGACACATCCTCAATACACTTTCCGATCAACTTTATGATCTTTATATGTTAATACAATCTCCTGTTAAATTTTGGAAGGCTGTAGAAGAAAAATACAACACCGAGAGACAGGGTacatataaatttcttatgctaaagttttttgaatttaaaatggTTGATAGTGTTCCTATATTGGATCAAGTACATGAATTGCAAATGCTTGTGAATCGGCTCTGTGATCTCAAAATAGTAATTCCAGAATTACTCCAAGTGAGGGCAATTATATCGAAATTGCCCCTTGGTTGGAATGATTACCGAAAAAAAGTTATTGCATATAGCAGAAGAGTTCACGGTTGA